A region from the Arthrobacter sp. FB24 genome encodes:
- a CDS encoding recombinase family protein has protein sequence MDIGYARVSTAKQDLDRQIDALRGEGIPAKHIYVDKKSGSTTNRPGLHEALDQARDGDVIVVHTLDRLGRTVRDTLNLIHDLAGRGVGVRNLADPIRVDSANPEDPMSQLAVVMLALFGQMERTYAIERAAHARAVAVAKGKRIGRPSVIDAAKLAYAVHLRDQENQSISEIVEATGITRSSLYRYLPPRPPETLTAETQPNA, from the coding sequence ATGGATATTGGGTATGCCCGCGTCTCGACCGCGAAACAGGACCTCGACCGGCAGATCGACGCACTGCGCGGCGAGGGAATCCCCGCCAAACATATTTATGTGGACAAGAAATCCGGATCCACGACAAACCGGCCCGGTCTGCATGAAGCCCTCGACCAGGCCCGCGATGGAGACGTTATCGTGGTGCACACCCTGGACCGGTTGGGCCGTACCGTCCGGGACACCCTGAACCTCATCCACGACCTGGCGGGCCGCGGCGTCGGGGTCCGGAACCTGGCCGACCCGATCCGGGTTGATTCCGCCAATCCGGAAGATCCCATGTCGCAGTTGGCAGTCGTGATGCTCGCGCTCTTCGGCCAAATGGAACGAACCTACGCGATCGAACGCGCAGCTCACGCGCGCGCCGTTGCTGTTGCTAAAGGCAAAAGGATCGGCCGGCCCAGCGTGATCGATGCAGCGAAGCTCGCCTACGCCGTCCACCTTCGCGATCAGGAAAATCAGTCCATCTCCGAGATTGTCGAAGCCACGGGTATCACCCGCTCCAGCCTCTACCGTTATCTGCCGCCCCGTCCGCCGGAGACGTTGACCGCCGAGACCCAGCCGAACGCCTAA
- a CDS encoding DUF1259 domain-containing protein, which produces MTPPNNRSFPHRLAVLALLLPLALASCTGTGTVGGGTPAAGPSTGSTHDSSMGADAKQLQPASTAEADWNPVTDALGRTGKFGDGNTVYRIPLPRTDLHVVTGGVAVKSGLSLGGYAAFAKYDDGTMLMGDLVVTEAELPKVTDALQAHGIGQTALHKHLPEQSPSVWWTHIHAMGDPVKLAEGLKAALDATAIAPAAAAGDQTAPDLDSAGIDAALGRKGAADGGIYKFSLPRAETITDEGHVLPPTFGVTTAINFQPVGGGKAAINGDFAMIGPEVQKVIQALRKGGITVVSVHNHSLTDEPRLFYAHFWAVEDAVTLAKALRAALDSTNLKAAG; this is translated from the coding sequence ATGACACCTCCGAACAATCGCAGCTTTCCCCATCGACTGGCGGTCCTCGCGCTGCTGCTGCCCCTGGCACTGGCCAGCTGCACTGGAACAGGCACGGTCGGTGGGGGGACGCCCGCCGCGGGTCCAAGTACTGGCAGCACTCATGATTCCTCCATGGGGGCGGATGCCAAGCAGCTGCAGCCCGCGTCCACCGCTGAGGCCGACTGGAACCCGGTCACCGATGCGCTGGGTCGTACCGGCAAATTCGGAGACGGGAACACCGTCTACCGGATCCCGTTGCCCAGGACGGATCTTCATGTTGTCACCGGCGGCGTGGCGGTCAAGTCCGGCCTGTCGTTGGGAGGCTACGCGGCGTTCGCCAAGTATGACGACGGGACGATGCTGATGGGTGACCTGGTCGTGACCGAGGCGGAGCTCCCCAAGGTCACGGACGCGCTGCAGGCCCACGGCATCGGGCAGACTGCCCTGCATAAACACCTGCCCGAGCAGTCCCCTTCGGTGTGGTGGACCCACATCCATGCGATGGGTGATCCCGTGAAGCTCGCCGAGGGACTCAAAGCGGCGCTGGACGCCACCGCCATCGCACCGGCCGCCGCGGCCGGGGACCAGACGGCCCCGGACCTGGACTCCGCCGGGATTGATGCCGCACTGGGCCGCAAAGGCGCCGCGGACGGCGGAATCTACAAGTTCTCGCTCCCGCGCGCCGAGACCATCACCGACGAAGGGCACGTCCTGCCCCCCACTTTCGGAGTGACCACGGCCATCAATTTCCAGCCTGTCGGCGGCGGCAAAGCCGCCATTAACGGTGATTTCGCCATGATCGGGCCCGAAGTGCAGAAAGTGATCCAGGCCCTCCGCAAAGGCGGCATCACCGTCGTCTCCGTGCACAATCATTCCCTGACCGATGAACCGCGGCTCTTCTACGCCCACTTCTGGGCAGTGGAAGACGCCGTAACACTCGCCAAAGCCCTCCGGGCGGCGCTGGATTCCACCAACCTCAAAGCTGCCGGATGA
- the chrA gene encoding chromate efflux transporter: MKSDPGATLAVRDLVPFRTAVRTWFLISLETFGGPAGQIAVMQRVLVDEKRWIGHRRFQHALNFCVLLPGPEAQQLAIYIGWLLNGRLGGLVAGVLFVLPGMVALLVLSVIYVAFGTVPVIMAVFAGVAAATLPIVAQAVVRVGKRALSHPVLAALALAAFVALASFAVPFPAVIAAAGLAGWVLNRAAPGAIVAGPEKDGADTVPPVIADDALHADRLSGARTGLILAAGLVLWFLPIVAVVLWTGPGSALTQQGLFFSGAAVVTFGGAYAVLSYIAQQAVDVFHWLSPGEMVRGLALAETTPGPLIMVVQFVAFVGAYRHPGNLDPWVAAFIGALLTTWVTFVPCFLFIFLGAPYVERLRDNRTLAGILAGITAAVVGVIANLALYFAVDVFFSQTTALDWGPVHLRLPDPGAVNPVAAVIAAAAGLMIFRFRFSALRTIGVCAVLGLGAGLAGLPLG; this comes from the coding sequence ATGAAATCCGACCCCGGGGCGACACTGGCCGTGCGTGATCTGGTTCCGTTCCGGACCGCGGTGCGGACCTGGTTCCTGATTTCGCTGGAGACCTTCGGAGGTCCCGCTGGCCAGATCGCGGTGATGCAGCGCGTCCTCGTGGATGAGAAGCGGTGGATCGGGCATAGGAGGTTCCAGCACGCGCTAAACTTCTGCGTCCTGTTGCCGGGACCGGAGGCCCAGCAGCTGGCCATCTATATCGGGTGGCTGCTCAACGGCAGGCTGGGCGGACTCGTCGCCGGAGTCCTGTTCGTGTTGCCGGGTATGGTTGCGCTGCTGGTACTCTCCGTCATCTACGTTGCCTTCGGTACGGTCCCGGTCATCATGGCGGTGTTCGCGGGGGTGGCTGCCGCGACCCTGCCGATTGTGGCCCAGGCCGTGGTCCGGGTGGGAAAGCGGGCACTGTCCCACCCGGTCCTGGCTGCCCTGGCGTTGGCGGCCTTCGTGGCGTTGGCGTCCTTTGCCGTACCGTTCCCGGCCGTCATCGCCGCTGCGGGCCTCGCCGGCTGGGTCCTGAACCGTGCCGCCCCCGGGGCGATTGTCGCGGGCCCGGAGAAGGACGGGGCGGACACCGTCCCGCCGGTCATCGCGGATGACGCGCTGCATGCCGACCGGCTCTCGGGTGCGCGGACGGGCCTGATCCTGGCGGCCGGTCTGGTGCTGTGGTTCCTGCCCATTGTGGCCGTCGTGTTGTGGACCGGCCCCGGGTCGGCCCTGACCCAGCAGGGCCTGTTCTTTTCTGGCGCCGCAGTGGTCACCTTCGGCGGGGCGTATGCGGTCCTGTCCTATATCGCCCAACAGGCGGTGGATGTCTTCCACTGGCTTTCCCCCGGAGAGATGGTCCGCGGTCTGGCCCTGGCGGAAACCACGCCAGGGCCCCTGATCATGGTCGTGCAGTTCGTCGCGTTCGTCGGCGCGTACCGCCACCCGGGGAACCTTGATCCCTGGGTGGCTGCTTTCATCGGGGCGCTGCTGACCACCTGGGTGACGTTCGTTCCCTGTTTCCTGTTCATCTTCCTCGGCGCTCCGTACGTTGAACGGCTCCGGGACAACAGGACGCTGGCCGGAATCCTGGCGGGCATTACCGCCGCCGTCGTCGGCGTCATCGCGAACCTGGCCCTGTACTTCGCCGTCGATGTCTTCTTTTCACAGACAACGGCACTGGACTGGGGTCCGGTTCACCTGAGGCTGCCGGACCCGGGAGCGGTGAACCCCGTGGCAGCCGTGATTGCTGCCGCCGCCGGGCTGATGATCTTCAGGTTCCGTTTCTCGGCCCTGCGCACCATAGGAGTCTGTGCCGTGCTGGGCCTCGGCGCCGGACTGGCCGGCCTGCCTTTGGGCTGA